Genomic DNA from Mauremys mutica isolate MM-2020 ecotype Southern chromosome 13, ASM2049712v1, whole genome shotgun sequence:
CACAGAAAGGAAATTTAACCTTTGGAAGAACTTTCCAAGCTTTGTggtgtgggagggatagctcagtggtttgagtattagcctgctaaactcaggattataagttcagtccttgagggggccacttagaaatccagggcaaaaattggtcctactagtgaaggcagggggctgaactcaatgacctttcaaggtccctttcagttctagaagattggtatatctccaattattacctttattatccatcactggaaattttaaaaccAATATTATATTTTTTTATGTTGGATGTTTATTTAATTCAGAGACGTTCCTTGGTCCATTCTATATAAGaagtcagaatagatgatcatacTGGTGccttctgtccttaaaaatctatgataaATAGTGGTAAAACGTATGACTTTTTCAAAGAAATTATTAAAGAGATTAGTTCTATTTATGTGTACAATTCCCCTGTAGGCATTCTCTCCTTATTGGCCTATCGGCACTGATTTTAACatagtttattttttctttaaagatgaGTGAAGAATGAAGAACCAGACCATGGTGGTGGAATTCATCATTGTGGGACTGTCCAACGACCACCATGTCAACATCATCCTGTTTGTGGTTCTATCGGTTGTCTTCTTCTTGACTGTGATGGGTAACATTGCTGTTGTCACCCTCTCCTTGGTGGACCATCGCCTCCAATcgcccatgtatttcttcctcaggaACTTCTCCCTCTTGGAAATCTGCTTCAGCTTAGTCATCATGCCCAGGTTCCTCTACAGCCTCCTGACAGAGAGAAAATCTATTTCCCTCCCTGGTTGTTTCCTtcagttgttgttgttctttgtcCTGGGATCCTGTATATTTTCCCATGTGGGTATGATGTCCTTTGACCGCTACATGGCTATCTGCCATCCCTTGCGTTACGGCACCATCATGAATGGCAAGGTCTGCTTCCAGTTAGTGCTGGGCTGCTGGGTGATGAGTTTACTTATAATGTTTCCCCCAGCCTTTATGGCCATCCTGGTGCCATTCTGTGGCCCCAATGTCATAAACCACTTCTATTGTGACATAGCCGCATTGCTCCAGCTCTCCTGCATAGACACGGGACACATTGAGGTAATGTTCTTACTTTCAGCTTCATTTTTCATACTTGGAAATTTCACTGTCACTATCATTTCCTATGGCTGTATCATCTGTACTATCTTGCGCATCCCATCCACCACAGGAAggaaaaaggccttttccacctgctccgcTCACCTCCTGGTTGTTGTGATATTGTACAGTAGCTCCATCTTCAGGTATATCCGAAGAAGTCAGCGAGGAGCACAAGAATTTGACAAATTTGTAGCCTTTTTCTTCTCTGTGGTGGCCCAACTCTTTAACCCCTACATCTACGCTCTCCGCAACAAACAAGTCAAACAGGCCCTGAAGGACATCTGCAGCAGAGCATTTTCTAAGTGATTCTCTCATGAAAATCCCTAACCACAAAGAGGCAGGCATACACATAACCTGGATGGTTTTTGGGTTAATGCCAGGCTCCCCAGTGGACTTGGAGGTCCTGAGCAGTAAATAGGAGTGAATTTATTTCCCCATAGCTAGATGCATAGGATATAAGGCCAAAACGGACTATttgatcatcaagtctgaccttcGTATAAAACAGGCCTTAGATTTCATCATTGTGGGACTGTCCAACGACCATCATGTCAACATCATCCTGTTTGTGGTTCTATCGGTTGTCTTCTTCTTGACTGTGACGGGTAACATTGCTGTTCTCACCCTCTCCTTGGTGGACCATTGCCTCCAGtaccccatgtatttcttcctcaggaACTTCTCCCTCTTGGAAATCTACTTCAGCTTAGTCATAATGCCCAGGTTCCTCTACAGCCTCCTGACAGAGAGAAAATCTATTTCCTTCCCAGGTTGTTTCCTGCAATTGCTGGTTTTCTTCCTCCTGGGCACCTGTGTATTTTTCCATGTGGCTATGATCTCCTTTGACCGCTAAATGGCTATCTGCCGTCCCTTGCATTATGGCACCATCATGAATGGCAGGGTCTGCTTCCAGTTAGTGCTGGGCTGCTGGGTGATGAGTTTtctcttaatatttcccccaacATTTATGGTTGTGCTGTTACCACTCTGTGGTCCCAATGTCATAAACCACTTCTACTGTGACACAGCTGCATTGGTCCAACTCTCCTGCATAGACACGGGACACATTGAGGTAATGCTCTTGGTTGCAGCTGTAGTGGTCTTACCTGGCACTTTAACAGTCACCATAGTTTCCTATGGCTGTATCATCTGTACTATCATGCGGATCCCATCCACCACAGGGGGGAAAAAGGCCTCTTTCACCTGCTCTGCTCACCTCAAAGTTGTTGTAATACTGTACAGTAGCGCCATCTTCACGTACATCCGACCAGGTCAGCGGGGCACTCAGGACTTTGACAAAGTTGTGTCCCTGGTGTACTGTGTGGTGACTCAACTCTTTAAACCCTACATCTACTCTCTCCGCAACGAACAAGTCAAACAGGCTCTGAAGGACATATTTGGCCGAACAATTAATAAGTGCCTGAGGATATCATGAAAAACTGGAACCCCAAAGATACAGGAGTGAAGAGAACATGGATGGTCCTTGACTTCGTGCCTGGCTTCACAATGGGCTTGGTGTGTCCTGAGCTGTTAACAGGGGTGAATTTATCTCCTCATGTCGAGGTTGATAAATTGTATGCCCAAATGGGTTCCTCAGATCAACAAGTGTGAGCTCCTGAAAACACATGCCACAGAATTAGTTATGCAATGAGACTAATAACTCATGTCTAATGAAAGTGTGTCTTCCTGaatggcatccagtcttgattggaAGACTTCAACAGATGGAGACTCTTTCTTGGTACTTTGTTCCCAAAATAGAAACTATTAGGTTTTTCTTGGTGAAATGAAACACTAAACAAAATTCAGTTTGGGAAGAACGTTTCTTTAACATCTTGCTAAATTGTTGAAAAGTGAAAACTTTTGATTTTTGGAGatgttgaaataaatgttttcaattattattttccatttttttgtggTCAGGTCTATTCTTTGAATTCACACTGAATTCTCAAATACCTTTAGCTGACCTGAAACTGTATTTTTTACATAGGAAATTATTCATCTGAAAAAATTCTCCCGGCTCTGTCATTTCAATATGTGCGGTTTTAGCATCCAGTCAATAGCTCTTGTTCTACCTTCCTCTGTTAGGGGCACTTCTCCTGGGAAATGGGTACAAGAAACACTGCACAACCCACAGGAGGGATAAATGGCTCCTCACAGAGGCTAAAACAGGGGCTTAGTTGCTAAGATATGTGCACATCTTACTGTTTTGGTTGCCTCATCTCTAGTACCCTGCCTTGGTCTGCTTGTTTGTACCATTCACCTGTTATGCCATATTGTTAGTAGTACTGTTTTTCCTGTTAACTCTGAGATATTTggactgagatcagcacccctTGCCACTGGGCATTAAGTAGACAACTACAAGAGAGAACTCTGGCAAATGTAACGCTTCTAATCTAATGAATAGAGTTGGATAATGAGAAATATTTGGTTTCCTCTTTGCTCTTGGAAGGGGATATTGTCAAGGGTGCAAGTGGAGTCAGGGGcaaatcctggcttcactgaaatCTTTCTTGCTTCAAAGGTCATTGTCAAAGTGAAGGCCAGTGGGTTCCTCCAGTGGGTTCCTCTTGACACTTCCTCAGATATAAGCAATTTGTCTCCATTCTATAGACCCGCCATGTCCTATCCCCATCCTACGACACATCTCTCATGCACTATTAAGACATCGTCTCCATCCTGCAATTGGCCATTGATGCCAGCTTGTTTTAtccactttacattttcaaacaggCAGCTTCATGCTCTCCTCCAGGCTTCCCCTCAGGACTAAGGCGAAGATTTTgttacaggtatttttagtaaaagtcagggacaggtcatgggcaatagagaaaaattcacagaagccgtgacctgtccctgacttttactaaaaatatccatgttaAAATGGGAagctgctgggcagctgcgggggctggctgggagctctggggtgtaTGGAGCTCCAGCGTCCCCCTCCATGCCCTGCTTGGAACTGCAGGGGTCCCCCTGCTGCCCGATGCAGGCAGGGAGCAACAGGGGTCCCCCTGCCACATGCAGCgggtggggagctgtgggggtcccTCACTGCATGCAGCAGGCGGGGGGATGTGGGGATCCCCCTGTCACGCACTGCGGGCAGGGACACGGtggaaccctgcagctcccagacgccacaggctgaagtcacagaggtctttggaagtcacggattcagTGATTTCTGTGACAAAATCGTAGCTTTACTCACGCTAAGGAAGAGCACCCAATAAACGTCTGCAAAAGCTACTGAGCTCCTTCAAATTCTCTTCTGCTGTGATTCCTTCCACACAAACTTGACAGCTGTTTTGCTGAGCCCACTGTGCATCATGCTGATGGACGCTATCGCACTGATTACCCGGACGATTCTTGTCCTATATTTTGTGACCTCTTCTGGGCAGAGGCTCTGGGGCAGTACTTAGCACGATGGAATACTGGTCTGCGACATAGAGCCTATAAGACTAGCCTGCTTGCTTGCATAGATACAtcttttcttatagtttaagtgtttggtttattgtaataggtttatagatttatattaaagtaagtttggctgtaatgcaagagacctacaggccttATCCTGTATGTTACGCTACAGCAAAGTTACTATATCGATACTgagaccttttactcagaaagcaaagttgacctttatcttgttaccTAAATAGCTGAGTACCCACCCCTATGTCTATGACCTTTTATCTAGATCAATAGACAATGGCATGGgcagggggggggtgcgtaatgttgtacccacagacttacCAGGTACACAACAAGGGAACTTATGTGGTAGGTACATGTCATCAAtacgcacaaacatactagcctatgtggtaagtgtaccctaacattttgtgggtgaggaatgaaatgtgggcataggaggaaggatttccagcacttgtgccctataaaagaggtgactCACCTCGCTAGAGTACTCTGCTCTATCATTCTCACTGACTTCCTCCTCTTGCTCTCTCCGTTCTACAATGACTCCTACTATCAGTCGGCTGgacttgttcttcttaaactttaCGTTTCataactgccctttgtgcctttgggAATTACCTGTGTACCCGTTCAGAACATTTCCCCAATGGAAGTGACTGAAACAAGGACCAAGAACTTAAAATCTCCCACATGAAACTCAATGACAAGTTATTCTGAGACAGCCTCATAGTTGGGGTCAGACACCTGGTTACTCCTGGTATTTTGCCTGGACACAAATGACATTGCGTGATGTGGTATGACAGAGCGATAAGCTTCTACTCTCAATATGTTTCATTCTTTTGGGTCATCTTCAACTCTATTCCCCGGCCAACTGGTCCTTTAGCTGTTTGGGCTCTGTGGTGcctagatgcttttaaaaatcccattaggtgcctaaatatctttaccagtccagccctaagtgacttgcctgagcttgtggaggggtgggtgggaaaagCAGGAATTAAACACTGCTTTCCCAAGTCCTGCTCTAATATGTTAAGCACAAGAACATCAGTTATAAGGGCATCTAACTCTGTCCAAGTTTGCTGAATCTTTTCCCTGTCTTGCCATGAAAACAAGTGAGGTGGGAGATGGTGACAGAACCCATTGTCTTCTCCGTGTGGACGAGAGACATCAcatttgtgacagacccagaccagtggggtacaggagtctggtcctatttggTATACAGGAAGTAGGCGGGCGAAGCcggcccactgctaaaggacctccccccagcctaaggggaggatccacaggtctgggatacCAACTAAGTAagtgggacaacaaatgaaaaaaaacaggatcgggagtgaggtcatagggctaaacgaagggaacctgacggggacaccaagcagagaaccccagacaacgcccactgctccttgaaggcgtgaagggagccagtggacgctgcccagaggaactctgcccggatgcgtgaacggacggaggagcggaaataggccccacagtcgcaggaaatcctgtcggccaacctcctctccctggttttgtagatggctagtttggccagggccaagaggaggttgacaaggagatcccgcgactttgtggggccacggatggggagtgcatagataaacaggtgaggggaaaagtgcaaccaaaaacgcaagaggagatccaagaggagccggaacaggggctgcaatcTGGCACATTCCAAATAaacgtgcaccagggtctccttcatgccgcaaaagggacaggtgttggggacaggggtaaaccgcgccaagtacatgcccatgctcatggccccatgaaggagccTCCAACTGACATCCCCAGCGGGCCTCGGgactcctcaccctcgagaggtggcaggaggtcccgccattttgtaTTAGGGCGgcacgcgagggtgaggtagtgaagagtgtggagcacgagcatgtacagatgtttccttggcgcagtctggaacagaaccggctgcagatcgggcagccggctcgcaGTCAAAGGATGAGGGGGCCGATtgggtccatggggcaggggcccgataaaaaggtccacggggactggggtggagggtgggcagggcgtgccctctcgcaggacccggtcgaggtaggcccgagcagcgggcagtaaagcggccatCACCTCGTGAAGTACGTGCCGGGGTGTACGACGTCCGGAGAGCCCAATGCGCTGAGCGAGCAtgaggggatccagccagtctccccggtcatagtccaggaggtctccgacacTGGTGACTCCTggcaagaccagcctctggcgcaccgcgggggactccaccacctgcacacggagctgggggttgtgtagcaggggctccgcgaggagatcaacccccacggtggccgccaaggacctggtcgttgaaaagagcttccaggtccggaggaggtcttggtagaagaccggcagcccagagaggtctcgtgGAAGACCCCTCGGATGGAGAGAAAGGAGCTGccgtcgtatcggagccctcggaagcggcgcaggaaggcgtgcgccaatacgctccacgccggactaccagcaccatacaggagcctctgcagggcctggaggcggaagacgtggacctgagtgcgcaggcacttcaggccctgtcctccctcctccaggggcaggtggaggacccctgcagagacccagtgcgtccctggccaaaagaactccagaaccgccgtccggaggttgtccaggaaatccggggccgggaccagggtgttgagccggtaccagagcatggacaggattAGTTgtttcagcaccagcgccctcccttggagagagaggcaccggagtagtcctgtccatttctggAGCCGCTCCGTCACCCTGGCCTctaaaccttgccagttctccggtgGAGAcagatgcgtggcagaaaggtaaacaccgagatagagcagcggacccgcgctccaccggatggcctgtagcgcgggtgggagggagcttgtCTGCCAcacgtccccgaccaccaggcctgAGCTCTTCACCCaattgacccgggcggaggaggccgctgagtaaatggcctggcaagcctccacccgcaccaagtcacccgggtcctggaccacgaggagcacatcgtcggtgtacgccgacaggaccagccgcagctccagcTCCCGAACCAACCCCATcagcctccgacggaggagacagaggaagggctcgatcgccaggacGTACAGCTGACCTGAGGGGGACACCCCTGTCatactccccgcccgaagctgaccagctcggtcagggtccagttgaccctgaccagacactctgcagaagcgtacagcacctggagaaaacccacaaactggggtccgaagatGAACGCTCAGGAGATACctgtggtccaccctgtcgaacaccttctcctgatccagggacaagagggtgaacgacagaccatccctacaccctaattccagaaggtcccggaccagatacaggttattaAATATCATGTGGACcaggacggtgtaggtctggtccgggtggaccacATCTGCCAgtacggaccctagccgaatcgacaTGGCCTTCAcaacgattttgtagtcc
This window encodes:
- the LOC123347706 gene encoding olfactory receptor 49-like, giving the protein MKNQTMVVEFIIVGLSNDHHVNIILFVVLSVVFFLTVMGNIAVVTLSLVDHRLQSPMYFFLRNFSLLEICFSLVIMPRFLYSLLTERKSISLPGCFLQLLLFFVLGSCIFSHVGMMSFDRYMAICHPLRYGTIMNGKVCFQLVLGCWVMSLLIMFPPAFMAILVPFCGPNVINHFYCDIAALLQLSCIDTGHIEVMFLLSASFFILGNFTVTIISYGCIICTILRIPSTTGRKKAFSTCSAHLLVVVILYSSSIFRYIRRSQRGAQEFDKFVAFFFSVVAQLFNPYIYALRNKQVKQALKDICSRAFSK